The region GCTCCAAAAGATAAACGGAGCAGAGCCCGACTCAGGAAGATTCGGATTTCTTGTCGGCCCTGGGATGGGCGCGGTCATAGGTTCTGACCATGCCATCTAGGGTCAGATGGGTGTACCGCTGGGTTGTCGACAGCCTGGAATGACCGAGGAGTTCCTGGACACTGCGCATATCCGCTCCGGACTGCAAAAGATGCGTGGCAAAGCTATGCCGGAGCATATGCGGGCTGACCCCCTGGGGTAGGCCGATCAGAGCCGACAACCTGGCCATAATGCGGTTGGCTTCCCGCCGCTGCAGCCGTCCGCCCCGGACTCCGACGAAAAGAGCCATGCTCGTCGCTTCTGGTCCGAAGGCCTCCCGCTGCTCAAGGTACCGTTCAATCCGCTTGGAACTTGCGTCTGTCAGGGGCACGACGCGGTCCTTGTTTCCCTTGCCGGTCACCCGCACCGCGTTTTGCCCAAGATCGAGGTCCGTCAGATCGAGACCCAAGGCCTCGCTGATCCTCAGCCCTGAGCCATAGAGCAGTTCGGCCAGGGCCAGATCCCGCAACCCCTTGGGGTCCGGGGGCAATCCGGCCTCCATCAGAGCCATGGCTTGATCGGCATTGAGGACCTTAGGCTGCGGCTTGGCCTGCTTGGGATTCGGCAAATCGGCCATGGGGTCTGGCCCCTCGAATAGGCGCATCTTTCGGCAGAACCGAAAAAAGGATCGCAGGGCAGAAAGTTTTCGGGCCACCGACGACTTGGCCATGCCCCGGCGATGAAGTTCCCCAGCGTATCCCAACATCATTGCCCCGGAGATCTCTCCTGGCCCTTGCCAGGATTTCCCTCTTTCTAGGCAATAGGCTTCGAATTGGGCCAAATCCCGATCATAGGCCTCCACCGTCCGAGGCGAACATCCCTTCTGCACCTCGAGATGGGAGAGGAACAAGAAAATCGCTTCAGGTCTCTCGCTGGTCGAGGACATAGCAACTCTTGGGGTTCTTCTTGGCTTCCTTCTTCAAATTCATGGCGATCTGGGAGGCCTCGCCGAAATGGCGGAGCTTGGCATTGGAGTTCAGGACTACGGCAATGGATACAGCCATCATCGGGAAGGTCTGCTGTCGGCCCTGACGATCAACTGACAAAATGCTCCCCCGCTCCCTGTCGTCCTGATCGTAGAAGTTCGGCACGATTGCGTCGAAGCTGTCGACGATCATCTTGCAGGCCGTCTCCACCCTTTCGGGTGGCATGATAAAGACGAAATCGTCCCCTCCGACATGACCGACAAAAGATTCGATGCCGACAAAGCTGCGGATGGTGTTGACAATGACCCGGGCGGTCATCATCAGGATCTCGTCCCCCCTGGAAAATCCGTACTTGTCGTTGAAAGACTTGAAGTGATCCAGATCGACGTAGGCCATGGCAAACTTCTCACGACGGTCGATGAGATCCTGGATCTTGTGGATGATGGAGGTGTTGCCTGGAAGCTTGGTCAATGGATTGGCGTCGAGTTCCCGGGCCGCCCTGGCCAGGGACAGTTCCAGACGGGCCCTAGCCGAGACTGGCTCGAGAGGTTTGATTAAAAAATCGTCGATCTCCAGCTGACGGAAGTCCAGGCTCAGATCGCGAGGCTCCAGACAGAGAACCACCGGCAACTGGCGGTAGACGTTTTCGCTCTTGACCGTCCTGGCCAACTCCACCCCAGAAAAATCGGCCAGGGAGTTGTCCACGACCAAAAGATCCGGCGGATCGGTGAACAGATACTCAATGGCCCCGGACCCGCGCGAGAACACCGACCAATTCACTCCTTGGCACTCGGGCCATAGACCGAGCAGTAGATCTCTCAGGCCGCCGTCCTCGCTGACAAGGAAGAAATGTGCTGCATAATCGCACCCCATGAGTTCTCCGTTCAGAATGCAGCCAGCTCCTCAAAATCGCCGGCCACGGAATCCAACAGGTTGTCAATGCTGCTCAGGCTGAGTCCGAGTCCTTCCAGAGCCGTTTGATCGAGATGACTGACCTGATCGTCTCCTCCGGACCCGACTTCGAACAGCCTGGTCATGAAATCGGCCACGTGAACCACCCTCGGCATGTCCGGGTAATGGGCCTCGGATTCCAGGCGATGATGGAGGACGAGCCCCTCTTTAAGTCGCAGGGGAAGGTTCCAATGCTCGGCCAACCACATGTTGATCCGGTCGTGCCCGAACCCGAAAACCCGCCGTTCAGCCTCCAGATAAGTCAGATCCTCAGTGCGGACCAACTCGTCGGCCTCGGCCTTGAGGTCGGGCAGCTGGACCGCGGCCAGAACCTTGCCGATGTCATGAAGCAGCCCGGCCACGGCGTACTCTTCGGGATCCTTGAAGCCGGCGGCTTTGGCCACGGCCGAGCTGGCCATGGCGCAACCCAGGCTGTGTTCCCAGAGGCCGACCATATTCGTGGTCATGATGTCGAAGACCGAGGTCGAGATAATGATCCCCCGGATGACATTGAATCCCAAGAGGACGAGGGCGTGCTGAATGGTCCCGATCCGTCCGGGAAAACCGTAGATGGGCGAGTTGACCATCTTCAGAACCTTGGCCGACAAAACCTGGTCCCGACAGATGAGCTTGGCGATCTGCTCGGTGGAGGAATTGGGGTCCTCCACCAGCTTGGTCACCTTTTCCAGGGCCGTTGGCAGAGTCGGCAAGCTCTTGACGGCCAGAATTCTGTCTTTTCGTTCGGTGCGAAGATCCCCGACCATCATACGCTCCCTTCCGCTTCGGTGTGTTCCATCTCGGTCGATGCTTTGGCTTTGGCCACGGCCTCCTGTCGAACCCAATGGCTCTTGATCGCCGCCTTGACCTCCATCATCCACGGATCGATCTCGAACTTCCTGAATAGATGATCCAGGCGCTTGATCTGGGCCGATGCCGTTCCGCCTGTTCCGCCTTCATCAGCCAAAGGGTGCCCTTCGACGACCACGTACTTGATATCCATGTTTTCAAGTCGGGTGATGAGGCCATCTGTCAAGGTCGTGCCCTCCCCGACCAGAACCATCCCGTTTTCCCGCGTGATGGGCTTTTCCAAAACCATTCCCGGCCTGGCCAGGGGAAGAGGAATTTTTTGCATCGAGGTCCTCCCGTTGAATCGCCGGAGATCTTCAAGCCTCCGGACCGAGTTCGTAATGCATCCCGGGCAATCTGCGGACCAATCCGTCCATTTCCAGACAAATCAATATCCGACTT is a window of Deltaproteobacteria bacterium DNA encoding:
- a CDS encoding tyrosine recombinase XerC, with translation MSSTSERPEAIFLFLSHLEVQKGCSPRTVEAYDRDLAQFEAYCLERGKSWQGPGEISGAMMLGYAGELHRRGMAKSSVARKLSALRSFFRFCRKMRLFEGPDPMADLPNPKQAKPQPKVLNADQAMALMEAGLPPDPKGLRDLALAELLYGSGLRISEALGLDLTDLDLGQNAVRVTGKGNKDRVVPLTDASSKRIERYLEQREAFGPEATSMALFVGVRGGRLQRREANRIMARLSALIGLPQGVSPHMLRHSFATHLLQSGADMRSVQELLGHSRLSTTQRYTHLTLDGMVRTYDRAHPRADKKSESS
- a CDS encoding diguanylate cyclase, producing the protein MGCDYAAHFFLVSEDGGLRDLLLGLWPECQGVNWSVFSRGSGAIEYLFTDPPDLLVVDNSLADFSGVELARTVKSENVYRQLPVVLCLEPRDLSLDFRQLEIDDFLIKPLEPVSARARLELSLARAARELDANPLTKLPGNTSIIHKIQDLIDRREKFAMAYVDLDHFKSFNDKYGFSRGDEILMMTARVIVNTIRSFVGIESFVGHVGGDDFVFIMPPERVETACKMIVDSFDAIVPNFYDQDDRERGSILSVDRQGRQQTFPMMAVSIAVVLNSNAKLRHFGEASQIAMNLKKEAKKNPKSCYVLDQRET
- a CDS encoding HDOD domain-containing protein, with translation MVGDLRTERKDRILAVKSLPTLPTALEKVTKLVEDPNSSTEQIAKLICRDQVLSAKVLKMVNSPIYGFPGRIGTIQHALVLLGFNVIRGIIISTSVFDIMTTNMVGLWEHSLGCAMASSAVAKAAGFKDPEEYAVAGLLHDIGKVLAAVQLPDLKAEADELVRTEDLTYLEAERRVFGFGHDRINMWLAEHWNLPLRLKEGLVLHHRLESEAHYPDMPRVVHVADFMTRLFEVGSGGDDQVSHLDQTALEGLGLSLSSIDNLLDSVAGDFEELAAF